One genomic region from Stutzerimonas decontaminans encodes:
- a CDS encoding curli production assembly protein CsgB has translation MKSSQRIARDLLLPLCLALLAAPASHADIQTDLAPSELAKAYGDLSALTHANASAQGALSVIQQNGQDMAGRIAQKGAELEAYIIQSGYANSASIEQIGLGNAALISQDGFGNDAHIEQFGSDNRAAIAQQGSNNRALIEQTGSGHRSNVSQSGRGLTVVVRQYR, from the coding sequence ATGAAAAGCTCGCAACGGATTGCACGAGACCTGCTGCTGCCCCTCTGCCTGGCGCTGCTGGCAGCCCCTGCCAGCCACGCCGACATCCAGACTGATCTTGCCCCCAGCGAATTAGCCAAAGCCTACGGCGACCTTTCTGCCCTGACTCATGCGAATGCCAGCGCCCAAGGCGCACTGTCCGTGATTCAGCAGAACGGCCAGGACATGGCCGGCCGCATCGCGCAAAAAGGGGCCGAGCTTGAGGCGTACATCATCCAGAGCGGCTACGCCAATAGCGCGTCCATCGAGCAGATCGGCCTGGGCAACGCCGCGCTGATCAGCCAGGACGGCTTCGGTAACGACGCCCATATCGAACAGTTCGGCTCGGACAACCGCGCCGCCATCGCACAACAGGGCTCGAACAATCGCGCCCTCATCGAACAGACCGGCAGCGGGCACCGCAGCAATGTCAGCCAGAGCGGCCGAGGTCTGACGGTAGTGGTTCGCCAGTACCGCTAA
- a CDS encoding class I SAM-dependent methyltransferase → MTPEHLTTLQNHLLDALANMPDETRRLFHGRGRCYPGLEQLTVDWLQGVVLVALFRDPGEAELAALKQVLMALTATPAWQQSQAQRLLLQHRYLPDAPTEALLGDVPAEWQISENGLRYKLDLGRKQNNGLFLDMRYGRHWVQENAQGKWVLNLFAYTCGFSVAAIAGGAKQVVNLDMASAALTRGRENHRLNGHDLSRVSFLGHELFKSWGKVRKLGPYDLIIIDPPSFQKGSFALTRDYQKILRKLPELLNAGGQVLACVNDPDIGADFLIQGMAAEAPQLRFEQRLENPPEFPDISPESGLKALLFVA, encoded by the coding sequence ATGACACCCGAACACCTCACCACCCTGCAAAATCACCTGCTCGACGCCTTGGCCAACATGCCCGACGAGACGCGGCGGTTGTTTCACGGCCGCGGCCGCTGCTATCCGGGGCTCGAACAGCTGACCGTCGACTGGCTACAGGGCGTGGTGCTGGTGGCGCTGTTCCGTGATCCGGGCGAGGCGGAACTGGCGGCATTGAAGCAGGTGCTTATGGCGCTGACCGCCACTCCGGCTTGGCAGCAGAGCCAGGCACAGCGCTTGCTGCTGCAGCATCGCTATCTGCCGGATGCGCCGACCGAAGCGTTGCTGGGCGATGTGCCCGCCGAGTGGCAGATCAGCGAGAACGGCCTGCGCTACAAGCTCGACCTCGGGCGCAAGCAGAACAATGGCCTGTTTCTCGACATGCGTTATGGCCGCCATTGGGTGCAGGAAAATGCACAGGGCAAGTGGGTGCTCAACCTGTTCGCCTACACCTGCGGCTTTTCCGTCGCGGCGATCGCCGGTGGCGCCAAGCAAGTGGTCAACCTGGACATGGCCAGCGCCGCGCTGACCCGTGGGCGTGAGAATCATCGCCTCAACGGCCACGATCTCAGCCGGGTGAGCTTTCTCGGCCACGAGCTGTTCAAGTCCTGGGGCAAGGTGCGCAAGCTCGGGCCCTATGACTTGATCATCATCGACCCGCCATCCTTCCAGAAGGGCAGCTTCGCCCTTACCCGCGATTACCAGAAGATCCTGCGCAAGCTGCCGGAGTTGCTGAATGCCGGCGGTCAGGTGCTGGCCTGCGTGAATGACCCGGATATCGGTGCGGACTTCCTGATCCAGGGCATGGCTGCCGAGGCGCCGCAGCTGCGCTTCGAGCAGCGCCTGGAGAACCCGCCGGAGTTTCCCGATATCAGCCCCGAGAGCGGGCTCAAGGCACTGCTGTTCGTCGCGTAG
- a CDS encoding PPE repeat-containing protein, producing MFKFKPLVAAILTVATAQAFAADNTSEQNQLGINNVAEVLQSGGSGNLAKQGQSGFGNNAMIEQTSSYSSTASQNQAGNFNAADAQQHHAVMSTSTQNQHGAGNEALVEQNGTYRTGATQSQNGVKNVAETFQTATTMTNATTNQAGKENYGLITQTASYGSQATLSQNGDLNNGSITQSLSASDRATIDQHGVDNDAHITQLASSGSIAEVEQFGWRNDAMVSQTGVRQEAYVMSDGSYNKVDVNQSGNGQNAFVLQHGIGNDSSIVQTNGWFGGNNTATTEQFGIGNEADVYQNGRNQTAKTIQEGGFNVASVDQQGRGNDLHFHQDGTGNELNAVQNGSDNEIVGVSYGWANSTDIDQNGHDNLATVRQEGTLNDVMLSQSGADHLIKVTQQGFGNEAMASQAGYGNTAFINQNGWNNSAIVTQN from the coding sequence ATGTTTAAGTTCAAACCTCTTGTAGCAGCCATTCTGACTGTCGCCACTGCCCAGGCTTTTGCCGCCGACAACACCTCGGAACAGAACCAGCTTGGCATCAACAACGTTGCAGAAGTGCTGCAAAGCGGCGGTTCGGGCAACCTGGCCAAGCAAGGCCAGAGCGGCTTCGGCAACAACGCAATGATCGAACAAACCAGCTCTTACAGCTCGACTGCATCGCAAAACCAGGCTGGCAACTTCAATGCCGCCGATGCCCAGCAGCATCACGCTGTCATGTCCACCTCGACGCAGAATCAGCATGGTGCGGGCAACGAAGCACTGGTCGAGCAAAACGGCACGTACAGGACTGGCGCCACGCAGAGCCAGAACGGTGTCAAGAACGTCGCCGAGACTTTCCAGACCGCCACGACGATGACCAACGCCACCACCAACCAAGCCGGCAAGGAAAACTATGGCCTGATCACCCAGACTGCCAGCTACGGCAGCCAGGCCACGCTGAGCCAGAATGGTGATCTGAACAACGGCAGCATCACTCAATCGCTCAGCGCCAGCGACCGGGCGACCATCGACCAGCACGGCGTGGACAACGACGCTCATATCACCCAACTCGCCAGCAGCGGCTCCATTGCCGAAGTCGAGCAGTTCGGCTGGCGCAATGACGCTATGGTTTCGCAGACCGGCGTGCGCCAAGAGGCTTACGTCATGTCCGATGGCAGCTACAACAAGGTCGACGTGAACCAGAGCGGTAATGGGCAGAACGCTTTCGTCCTGCAACACGGCATCGGCAACGACTCCAGCATCGTGCAGACCAATGGCTGGTTCGGTGGCAACAACACCGCCACCACCGAGCAGTTCGGTATCGGCAACGAAGCCGATGTGTACCAGAACGGCCGTAACCAGACCGCCAAGACCATCCAGGAAGGCGGCTTCAACGTCGCTTCCGTGGACCAGCAAGGTCGCGGTAACGATCTGCACTTCCACCAGGACGGCACCGGCAACGAGCTGAACGCCGTGCAGAACGGTAGCGACAACGAAATCGTCGGGGTCAGCTACGGCTGGGCCAACAGCACCGATATCGACCAGAACGGCCACGACAACCTGGCTACCGTCCGCCAGGAAGGTACGCTGAACGACGTCATGCTGAGCCAGAGCGGCGCCGATCACCTGATCAAGGTGACTCAGCAAGGCTTCGGCAACGAAGCCATGGCAAGCCAAGCTGGTTATGGCAACACCGCGTTCATCAACCAGAATGGCTGGAACAACAGCGCCATCGTTACGCAGAACTAA
- a CDS encoding LysR family transcriptional regulator, with protein MARKLRIHSPAIHYFDMVRRCQSIREASRRLNVASSAVNRQILKLEDEIGTPLFERLPGGLRLTAAGEIFARHVIVVLQDAERVRSELDALQGLRTGHVEIATVSGVTTDLLPGVLEQLRERYPRVTVGVTSLGSQAIPEAVISGQADIGLAFALPRTADLQQLGVGHFRLGAIVNPEHPLATRCEVSFATCAEYPLILAKSDLSIHHLLAPLLARTRPRHKAPLETSSVELALQMAKRGAGVAFQTRIGIEAELASGTLVHVPLNDSGSVFSDLGVYVRSSRYLPVAVDAFVRALSEEIAAREAAQNGPVRSGTTTG; from the coding sequence GTGGCCCGCAAGCTACGCATCCACTCCCCGGCCATCCATTACTTCGACATGGTGCGCCGCTGCCAGTCGATCCGCGAAGCCTCGCGGCGGCTCAACGTCGCCTCGTCGGCGGTGAACCGGCAAATCCTCAAACTCGAAGACGAGATCGGCACACCGCTGTTCGAACGCCTGCCCGGCGGACTGCGGCTAACAGCAGCCGGAGAGATCTTCGCTCGCCATGTCATCGTCGTGCTGCAGGACGCCGAGCGCGTGCGCTCCGAACTGGACGCGCTGCAAGGCCTGCGTACCGGCCATGTGGAGATTGCTACGGTATCGGGCGTCACCACCGACTTGCTGCCCGGCGTGCTGGAGCAGCTGCGCGAGCGCTATCCGCGGGTCACCGTGGGCGTGACCAGCCTTGGCTCACAGGCGATTCCCGAAGCGGTGATCAGCGGCCAGGCAGACATCGGCCTGGCTTTCGCCCTGCCGCGCACCGCCGACCTGCAGCAACTGGGCGTCGGGCATTTCCGCCTGGGTGCCATCGTCAACCCGGAACATCCGCTAGCCACGCGATGCGAGGTCAGTTTCGCAACCTGCGCCGAATACCCGCTGATCCTGGCCAAGAGCGACCTTTCCATCCATCACCTGCTGGCACCGTTGCTGGCGCGCACCCGTCCACGGCACAAGGCACCGTTGGAAACCAGCTCCGTGGAGCTGGCCCTGCAAATGGCCAAGCGCGGCGCCGGCGTCGCGTTCCAGACACGCATCGGCATCGAGGCCGAACTGGCCAGCGGCACGCTCGTGCATGTGCCACTGAACGACAGCGGCTCGGTATTCAGTGACCTTGGTGTCTACGTGCGCAGCTCGCGCTATCTGCCGGTGGCAGTGGATGCATTCGTCCGCGCACTGAGCGAGGAAATTGCCGCCCGCGAAGCGGCGCAGAACGGCCCCGTCCGCAGCGGAACGACAACCGGCTGA
- a CDS encoding phosphate ABC transporter substrate-binding protein produces the protein MSHRPDQPTILHTTIAAALLLALATPSLAAETEAQLAARDAENKRLTAELLAKPNELTQPLESKYNHIITYGQSLASAAEGWPALSVAPRYDNLMLGKSPRSAAFSGPAFKPVGEAAFTPLRAVVQQKSNAAVVLEAEKVEKLAPQAQEEGESVEVGALNMARRLYLHHLGRDTDPDHLFVASNASTSGRSIAQLSKTGGTNEYLRVTQAVDQAKALADAQQASYSISAFFWLQGEYDYSHTNGGKNDQAYYKAKLRQLRDDLYADTAKAIAGQEKMPAFFSYQTDAKSSVKDGSLAIGTAQWELAQEEPGWYLVGPVYPYTDKGVHLSANGYRWFGQMLGKVYHRVVIERKGWVPLSPRHATVDGRDVVIDYHVPHPPLAFDQPYIGHQARDVKNKGFVLRDDNGEVPIEAVEIVADTVVRLRASRDLSGQPRISYAGHEVGGAGQLRDSDPMRADATYEYLPDLMPAEANIKALVHQPYPLQNWSIAFDIAAEKATPAQRPVSE, from the coding sequence ATGTCCCATCGCCCTGATCAACCGACGATCCTGCACACCACCATCGCTGCCGCACTTCTACTCGCCTTGGCCACGCCCAGCCTGGCAGCGGAAACCGAGGCCCAGCTGGCCGCCCGCGACGCCGAGAACAAGCGCCTGACCGCAGAGCTCCTGGCCAAGCCAAACGAGCTGACCCAGCCGCTGGAGAGCAAGTACAACCACATCATCACCTACGGCCAGTCGCTAGCCTCCGCGGCCGAAGGCTGGCCGGCACTCTCGGTGGCACCGCGCTACGACAACCTGATGCTCGGCAAATCGCCACGCTCGGCTGCGTTCAGTGGCCCGGCGTTCAAGCCGGTGGGCGAAGCCGCCTTCACCCCGCTACGCGCCGTGGTTCAGCAGAAGAGCAACGCGGCGGTCGTCCTCGAGGCGGAGAAGGTCGAAAAGCTCGCGCCGCAGGCGCAGGAAGAAGGCGAATCGGTGGAAGTCGGCGCGCTGAACATGGCACGCCGGCTCTATCTGCATCACCTCGGCCGCGACACCGATCCGGATCATCTGTTCGTCGCCAGCAACGCCTCGACCTCGGGTCGCTCCATTGCCCAGCTCTCGAAAACCGGCGGCACCAACGAATACCTGCGCGTGACCCAGGCGGTCGATCAGGCCAAGGCACTGGCTGACGCGCAACAGGCCAGTTACAGCATCAGTGCGTTCTTCTGGTTGCAGGGCGAGTACGACTATTCCCACACCAACGGCGGCAAGAACGATCAGGCGTACTACAAGGCCAAGCTGCGCCAGCTGCGCGACGACCTCTACGCCGACACCGCCAAGGCCATCGCCGGGCAGGAAAAAATGCCGGCCTTCTTCAGCTACCAGACCGACGCCAAATCTTCGGTGAAGGACGGCTCGCTCGCCATCGGCACGGCGCAGTGGGAACTGGCCCAGGAAGAACCAGGCTGGTACCTGGTCGGGCCGGTCTACCCGTACACCGACAAAGGCGTGCACCTGTCGGCGAACGGCTATCGCTGGTTCGGCCAGATGCTCGGCAAGGTCTACCACCGCGTCGTCATCGAGCGAAAAGGATGGGTCCCGTTGTCGCCTCGCCATGCCACGGTGGACGGCCGCGACGTGGTGATCGACTACCACGTGCCGCACCCGCCGCTGGCGTTCGATCAGCCGTACATCGGCCACCAGGCCCGCGACGTGAAGAACAAGGGTTTCGTGCTGCGTGACGACAACGGCGAAGTGCCCATCGAAGCCGTCGAAATCGTCGCCGACACCGTCGTGCGCCTGCGCGCCAGTCGCGATCTCAGCGGCCAGCCGCGCATCAGCTACGCGGGCCATGAGGTCGGCGGCGCCGGCCAGCTGCGCGACAGCGACCCGATGCGCGCCGACGCCACCTACGAATACCTGCCCGACCTGATGCCCGCCGAAGCCAACATCAAGGCACTGGTGCACCAGCCCTACCCGCTGCAGAACTGGAGCATCGCCTTCGATATCGCCGCTGAAAAAGCCACGCCGGCGCAACGGCCGGTTAGCGAGTAA
- a CDS encoding TetR/AcrR family transcriptional regulator codes for MDKHNAPQPLYTAQGKPAGRIRQKNEESILAAAAEEFARYGFKGTSMNAIATRAGLPKANVHYYFNSKLGLYVEVMRHILELWDTAFDDLTVDDDPATALAEYIRIKMEFSRRHPQASKIFAMEVISGCECLSEHFNQDYRNWFRGRAAVFDAWIAAGKMDPVDPMHLIFMIWSSTQHYADFSDQIRRINGKRMTRADYAHASDNLIAIILKGCGLKPPATER; via the coding sequence ATGGACAAGCACAACGCACCGCAGCCGCTCTACACCGCCCAAGGCAAACCCGCTGGCCGTATTCGCCAGAAGAACGAGGAAAGCATCCTTGCTGCGGCCGCCGAAGAGTTCGCCCGTTACGGTTTCAAAGGCACCAGCATGAATGCCATCGCCACCCGCGCCGGGCTGCCGAAGGCCAACGTGCACTACTACTTCAACAGCAAGCTGGGGTTATACGTCGAGGTCATGCGGCATATCCTCGAGCTCTGGGACACCGCCTTCGACGACCTCACCGTTGACGACGACCCCGCAACCGCCCTGGCCGAGTACATCCGCATCAAAATGGAATTCTCGCGCCGCCATCCGCAGGCCTCGAAGATCTTCGCCATGGAAGTCATCAGCGGCTGCGAATGCCTGTCCGAACATTTCAATCAGGACTATCGCAACTGGTTCCGCGGCCGCGCCGCCGTATTCGACGCCTGGATCGCCGCCGGCAAGATGGACCCGGTAGACCCCATGCACCTGATCTTCATGATCTGGAGCAGCACACAGCACTACGCCGATTTTTCCGACCAGATCCGCCGCATCAACGGCAAACGCATGACCCGCGCGGACTACGCCCATGCCAGCGACAACCTGATCGCCATCATCCTCAAGGGCTGCGGGCTCAAGCCGCCGGCCACAGAGCGCTGA
- a CDS encoding zinc-dependent alcohol dehydrogenase family protein, which produces MSHKAIFVQPGGGYGRVVVGTSEAATPGAGEITVRLRANSLNYHDFAVVSGMWGPSEPRIPMADGAGEVVAVGSGVTEFAVGDAVVSTFFPDWLAGEPLIEGFATVPGDGVDGYAREMVTARATSFTHAPKGYSHAEASTLTTAGLTAWRALMADGKLKPGDRVLIQGTGGVSIFALQFAKMAGATVIATSSSDAKLERLREMGADHLINYRSTPAWGETVRQLTDGRGVDHVIEVGGPATLEQSMVAARIGGHIAVIGILTGVAGELPLVPALVRQLRLQGVLVGSRAQQQEMIRAIDANGIRPVIDKHFAVDDIVEAFRYQETNQHFGKICLDI; this is translated from the coding sequence ATGAGCCATAAAGCCATATTCGTGCAGCCCGGTGGCGGCTACGGCCGGGTCGTCGTCGGTACCAGCGAGGCCGCCACGCCCGGCGCCGGCGAGATCACCGTGCGCCTGCGCGCCAACTCGCTCAACTACCACGACTTCGCGGTGGTCAGCGGCATGTGGGGCCCCAGCGAGCCGCGCATTCCCATGGCCGATGGTGCCGGTGAAGTGGTGGCGGTGGGTTCCGGCGTGACTGAGTTCGCCGTTGGCGATGCGGTGGTCAGCACCTTCTTCCCCGACTGGCTGGCCGGTGAGCCGCTGATCGAGGGTTTCGCCACGGTGCCGGGCGATGGCGTCGATGGTTACGCACGGGAAATGGTCACCGCTCGCGCCACTTCGTTCACCCATGCACCCAAGGGCTACAGCCATGCCGAGGCGTCGACGTTGACCACTGCCGGCCTCACAGCCTGGCGTGCGCTGATGGCCGACGGCAAGCTCAAGCCCGGCGACAGAGTGCTGATCCAGGGCACCGGCGGCGTTTCCATCTTTGCCCTGCAGTTCGCCAAGATGGCCGGCGCCACGGTCATCGCCACCTCGTCCAGCGATGCCAAGCTGGAGCGCCTGCGCGAGATGGGCGCCGATCATCTGATCAACTACCGCAGCACGCCGGCCTGGGGTGAAACGGTGCGCCAGCTTACCGATGGCCGCGGCGTCGACCATGTGATCGAAGTGGGCGGCCCGGCGACACTGGAGCAGTCAATGGTGGCGGCGCGAATCGGTGGGCATATCGCTGTCATCGGCATCCTCACTGGCGTGGCGGGCGAGCTGCCGCTGGTGCCGGCGCTGGTGCGCCAGTTGCGTCTGCAGGGTGTGCTGGTGGGCAGCCGCGCGCAGCAGCAGGAGATGATCCGCGCCATCGACGCCAACGGCATCCGCCCGGTGATCGACAAGCACTTCGCGGTGGACGATATCGTCGAGGCGTTCCGTTACCAGGAAACCAACCAGCACTTCGGCAAGATCTGCCTGGATATCTGA
- a CDS encoding LysR family transcriptional regulator: MDKLKAMASFVRIVDNGSLSSAADATGQSVASVVRSLAALERQLGVRLLNRSTRRMALTDEGAEYLAWSRRMLADFADMEQRLEASDGAVRGLLRITAPVEFGQRYVAPLVNEFLKEHAEIRVELNLSDQIVPLLDERLDLALRIGHLPDSAMVARQIGSTRLVTCASPDYLSTAPAIGTPAALEDHACILFAAQGRHWYYRHGEKEQAEEITPRLTCNQIRTASLACVQGLGITRLMHYQVADELADGRLVRVLRDYEPKDLPIQLVYPHALQLSPRVRAFVEWACPKLERGLPGLG; this comes from the coding sequence ATGGACAAGCTCAAAGCAATGGCCAGCTTCGTTCGCATCGTCGACAACGGCAGCCTGAGCTCGGCCGCCGATGCCACCGGGCAATCCGTGGCATCGGTGGTGCGCTCACTGGCCGCGCTGGAACGCCAACTCGGCGTGCGCCTGCTGAACCGCAGCACCCGGCGCATGGCCCTCACCGACGAGGGCGCGGAATACCTGGCCTGGAGCAGGCGCATGCTGGCGGACTTCGCCGACATGGAGCAGCGCCTGGAAGCCAGCGACGGCGCCGTCCGCGGCCTGCTGCGCATCACCGCGCCAGTGGAGTTCGGCCAGCGTTACGTCGCGCCGCTGGTGAATGAATTTCTCAAGGAACATGCAGAGATCCGCGTCGAGCTGAACCTGAGCGACCAGATCGTCCCGCTGCTCGACGAACGTCTCGACCTCGCCCTGCGCATCGGCCACCTGCCCGACTCAGCCATGGTCGCCCGACAGATCGGCAGCACCCGGCTGGTCACCTGCGCCAGCCCGGACTACCTGAGCACCGCTCCCGCCATCGGCACCCCCGCAGCACTGGAGGACCACGCCTGCATCCTCTTCGCCGCCCAGGGCCGCCACTGGTACTACCGCCACGGCGAAAAGGAACAGGCCGAAGAAATCACCCCACGCCTGACCTGCAACCAGATCCGCACCGCCAGTCTGGCCTGCGTGCAAGGCCTAGGCATCACGCGGCTGATGCACTATCAGGTCGCCGATGAACTGGCTGATGGTCGTCTGGTAAGAGTGCTCAGGGATTACGAACCGAAGGACCTGCCGATCCAACTGGTCTACCCGCACGCCTTGCAGCTATCGCCAAGGGTGCGGGCGTTTGTGGAGTGGGCTTGTCCGAAGTTGGAGAGGGGTTTGCCAGGGTTGGGTTAG
- the rloA3 gene encoding retropepsin-like aspartic peptidase RloA3, producing MNASRLLILPAALLLSLTTLPALAAEGTPLGWVERGLILPEQVTVKFKLDTGALTSSMHAEDVDYFEKDGDKWVRFDLDLKDVEHDKLVKSRIERKLQRELTVRGAGGKEDRPVVLMKVCVGDRLLEEEFSLRDRDEMNYPVLLGRRTLEKLGPVDSARTFTIEPNCSEVANR from the coding sequence TTGAACGCATCTCGACTGCTCATCCTGCCGGCCGCCCTGCTCCTATCTCTGACCACCCTCCCAGCGCTTGCGGCAGAAGGCACGCCGCTGGGTTGGGTGGAGCGCGGCCTGATCCTCCCGGAACAGGTCACGGTAAAGTTCAAACTCGATACCGGCGCTCTGACCTCTTCCATGCACGCCGAGGATGTCGACTATTTCGAGAAGGACGGCGACAAGTGGGTCCGTTTCGATCTCGACCTCAAGGACGTGGAGCACGACAAGCTGGTCAAGTCGCGTATCGAACGCAAATTGCAGCGTGAGCTGACCGTGCGTGGCGCCGGTGGCAAGGAAGACCGGCCCGTGGTGTTGATGAAGGTCTGCGTTGGCGATCGCCTGCTCGAAGAAGAGTTTTCGCTTCGCGACCGCGACGAGATGAACTACCCCGTCCTGCTCGGCCGCCGCACGCTGGAAAAGCTCGGCCCGGTGGATTCGGCGCGCACCTTTACCATCGAGCCGAACTGTTCCGAAGTGGCCAATCGCTGA
- a CDS encoding glutathione S-transferase family protein yields MKLYDLGPSGNCYKVRLFAALANIDLELVAVDFANGAHKKPPLSELNPLGQLPILDDGGHIVRDSQAILVYLAGTYGGLAWWPDNPRGQAEIVQWLSFTANEIQQSLNAARLVQKFGYPLDKAAALAKAPAVLKLLDDHLQRHDWLAIDRPTIADCAVYPYVVLAPEGGVDLTPYRHVARWMERLEALPGYLPKP; encoded by the coding sequence ATGAAACTGTATGACCTGGGACCATCCGGCAACTGCTACAAGGTGCGGCTGTTCGCTGCGCTGGCAAACATCGACCTTGAACTGGTAGCCGTGGATTTCGCCAATGGTGCGCACAAGAAGCCGCCGCTGTCCGAGCTGAACCCGCTGGGGCAGTTGCCGATTCTGGACGATGGCGGGCATATCGTCCGCGACTCGCAGGCCATTCTGGTTTACCTCGCAGGGACCTACGGCGGCCTGGCGTGGTGGCCGGACAATCCGCGCGGGCAGGCGGAGATCGTGCAGTGGCTGTCCTTCACTGCGAACGAGATCCAGCAGAGCCTGAATGCGGCGCGGCTGGTGCAGAAGTTCGGCTATCCGCTGGACAAGGCCGCAGCGCTGGCCAAGGCACCGGCGGTGCTCAAGCTGCTGGACGATCATCTGCAGCGCCACGACTGGCTGGCGATCGACCGACCGACCATCGCCGATTGCGCGGTCTACCCCTACGTGGTGCTGGCGCCGGAAGGGGGTGTGGATCTCACCCCGTACCGCCACGTCGCCCGCTGGATGGAGCGGCTGGAAGCGTTGCCGGGTTATCTGCCCAAGCCTTAG
- a CDS encoding outer membrane protein OmpK → MKRSLTTAALAAGFILSSQAMASPMLWQNNSLTYLYGKDFKVDAGEIQQTITFEHASGWTWGDMFLFVDNKWYNGISGSDGHTYYGEFSPRLSLGKISGADLSFGPIKDVLIAATYERGESQDDGTPNQNYLLGPAVDLAIPGFDRFALNTYYRKPDGTTGKPGGQWQITPTWAMTFPVGKSDILFDGYIDWVVNDKKNSNTELKKNFHFNPQIKYDLGKALDYTPGKLYVGIEYDYWSNKYGIEDGGFVSKNFVGPTDQNTFSAIVKAHF, encoded by the coding sequence ATGAAGCGCAGCCTGACCACCGCAGCCCTCGCGGCCGGGTTCATCCTCAGCAGCCAAGCCATGGCCAGCCCCATGCTCTGGCAGAACAACAGCCTGACCTACCTTTATGGCAAGGACTTCAAGGTGGATGCTGGGGAAATCCAGCAGACCATCACCTTCGAGCATGCCAGCGGTTGGACCTGGGGGGACATGTTCCTGTTCGTCGACAACAAGTGGTACAACGGCATCTCCGGCAGCGACGGCCACACCTACTACGGAGAATTCAGCCCGCGCCTGTCGCTAGGCAAGATCAGCGGCGCCGATCTGTCCTTCGGCCCGATCAAGGACGTGTTGATCGCCGCGACCTACGAGCGCGGTGAAAGCCAGGACGACGGTACCCCCAACCAGAACTACCTGCTCGGCCCGGCCGTAGACCTCGCTATCCCCGGCTTCGATCGCTTCGCGCTGAACACCTACTACCGCAAACCCGATGGCACGACCGGCAAACCAGGCGGCCAATGGCAGATCACCCCGACCTGGGCCATGACCTTCCCGGTGGGCAAGTCGGACATCCTCTTCGACGGCTATATCGACTGGGTCGTCAACGACAAGAAGAACAGCAACACCGAGCTGAAGAAGAACTTCCACTTCAACCCGCAGATCAAGTACGACCTCGGCAAGGCGCTGGACTACACCCCTGGCAAGCTCTACGTCGGTATCGAATACGACTACTGGTCGAACAAGTACGGCATCGAGGACGGTGGGTTCGTCAGCAAGAACTTTGTCGGCCCGACCGACCAGAACACCTTCAGCGCTATCGTCAAAGCGCATTTCTGA
- a CDS encoding VOC family protein — protein sequence MNQSANPARILAYDHIGIRVSDRPRAMAFYRALGFVESASFPLFEANEMLSPDGVRINLIFNGARAPDAHNVLLDAPVKRPGMTHPAFIVDDLAALQQWLEAQGIVITEGPHPIGPRRIALFIRDPDGNVLEFNQLIRGGAQ from the coding sequence ATGAATCAATCAGCCAATCCCGCCCGCATTCTCGCCTACGACCACATCGGTATTCGTGTCAGCGACCGGCCGCGCGCGATGGCTTTCTACCGGGCGCTGGGCTTCGTCGAGAGCGCCAGCTTCCCGCTGTTCGAGGCGAACGAAATGCTCAGCCCGGACGGCGTGCGCATCAACCTGATCTTCAACGGTGCGCGTGCGCCTGATGCGCACAACGTGCTGCTGGATGCGCCGGTCAAGCGGCCCGGTATGACCCATCCGGCGTTTATCGTCGATGACCTCGCGGCGCTCCAGCAGTGGCTCGAGGCGCAGGGCATCGTCATCACCGAGGGACCGCATCCCATCGGCCCGCGACGGATCGCGCTGTTCATCCGCGACCCGGACGGCAACGTCTTGGAATTCAATCAGCTCATCAGAGGAGGTGCGCAATGA